The Euphorbia lathyris chromosome 2, ddEupLath1.1, whole genome shotgun sequence genome includes a window with the following:
- the LOC136219916 gene encoding CASP-like protein 1E1: MDSQTKGSFGGVERKSEMEGGSGRGSKLGFMSLRVLGMVLTLTAAITLGVNKQTKVVPIKLVESLPPLYVPVVAKSHYLSAFMFFVVTNAIASAYAAISLVISIAGKKNMAIIITMLDLLMVALLFSSNGAAAAIGLMGYQGNSHVRWNKVCNVFGKFCHQVAASLVISLLGSIVFFLLVLLSALRLHSNKSL; encoded by the exons ATGGATAGCCAAACAAAGGGGAGTTTTGGTGGGGTAGAAAGGAAATCAGAAATGGAAGGAGGAAGTGGAAGAGGAAGTAAGTTGGGTTTTATGAGTTTGAGAGTTCTGGGGATGGTTTTAACATTGACAGCAGCAATAACACTTGGTGTTAATAAGCAAACTAAGGTTGTTCCTATCAAACTTGTGGAATCTCTTCCTCCTTTGTATGTTCCTGTTGTGGCTAAGTCTCATTATCTCTCTGCCTTTAT GTTTTTTGTGGTAACAAATGCAATAGCAAGTGCATATGCAGCAATATCTCTAGTGATATCAATTGCTGGGAAGAAAAATATGGCAATAATTATAACAATGCTTGATCTATTAATGGTGGCACTTCTATTTAGCAGTAATGGAGCAGCCGCAGCCATTGGATTAATGGGATATCAAGGAAATTCTCATGTTAGATGGAACAAAGTTTGTAATGTTTTTGGGAAATTCTGCCACCAAGTTGCTGCTTCTCTTGTCATCTCTTTGCTTGGTTCTATTGTTTTTTtcttgcttgttttgctttctGCTCTAAGGCTCCACAGTAACAAATCACTTTAA
- the LOC136219915 gene encoding uncharacterized protein — protein MQFFSKARRLARVLKPQVLINSAADRQLLSSDFQFVVAPQSLHQWQNHQSFSFYAVSGNDLQMVRHPIYLRTGNASFCTEANTVESTPTEAVKELYDKILDSVNVKRTMSPNAWLWSLISNCKNHEDIKLLFDTLQNLRRFRLSNLRIHSDFNSHLCREVSKACARVGAIDFGKKLLWKHNIYGLTPDIVSVNQLLAYAKEHNDLKLMVEVMKLVKKNDISLAPSVADNVLSICYNAGNWPLMLKYSKNFVKGGVKLRKSAFDMWMDFSIKRGDTESLWRVEKLRSELWEQHTLVSGFSCAKGLILEHKPEDAAAVIQVLDQSLPDTKKPGIVVELQKLVGEWPLDVVKHQPEDKRKELAAALKSDIPAMVTGLIQMGIEANVNLEDLTSKELTS, from the exons ATGCAATTCTTCTCGAAAGCTCGTCGACTCGCTAGGGTGTTGAAGCCTCAGGTTCTCATCAACTCAGCCGCAGATCGCCAATTGCTCTCCTCTGATTTCCAATTCGTTGTCGCTCCTCAATCTCTTCATCAATGGCAAAATCACCAATCGTTTTCTTTCTATGCAGTGTCTG GCAATGATTTGCAGATGGTACGTCACCCAATTTACTTAAGAACTGGAAATGCATCATTTTGTACTGAAGCAAATACTGTCGAGAGTACTCCTACAG AGGCTGTGAAAGAGCTTTATGATAAGATTCTTGATTCTGTGAATGTTAAACGCACAATGTCTCCAAATGCTTGGTTGTGGTCGTTGATTAGTAATTGCAAAAACCATGAAGATATTAAGCTTCTATTTGATACTTTGCAGAATCTCCGGAGATTT CGTCTGTCAAATCTTCGTATACATTCCGATTTTAATAGCCATCTTTGTCGTGAAGTTTCAAAAGCATGTGCTCGAGTTGGCGCCATTGACTTCG GAAAAAAGCTCTTGTGGAAGCATAATATTTATGGATTGACTCCTGATATTGTATCTGTCAACCAGTTGCTG GCATATGCTAAGGAACACAATGATTTAAAGTTAATGGTCGAAGTAATGAAACTTGTGAAGAAGAATGACATTTCATTAGCACCTAGTGTCGCAGATAATGTTTTAAG TATTTGTTACAATGCTGGAAACTGGCCATTAATGTTGAAGTATTCAAAGAATTTTGTGAAGGGTGGAGTAAAACTACGAAAATCTGCATTTGACATGTGGATGGATTTTTCCATCAAAAGAG GAGATACTGAATCACTATGGCGAGTTGAGAAGTTGAGGTCTGAGTTATGGGAGCAGCACACTCTTGTTAGTGGGTTTTCATGTGCTAAG GGTCTAATACTAGAACATAAGCCTGAGGATGCAGCTGCTGTTATTCAAGTCCTCGATCAG AGTTTACCTGATACCAAGAAGCCAGGAATTGTGGTTGAACTTCAGAAGCTAGTCGGTGAGTGGCCTTTGGATGTAGTGAAGCACCAGCCAGAGGATAAAAGAAAG GAATTAGCCGCGGCTTTAAAATCGGACATACCAGCAATGGTTACTGGTCTAATACAGATGGGCATCGAGGCGAATGTAAATTTAGAAGACTTAACCAGCAAAGAACTTACCAGCTGA